TTAGCGGCAGGTAATTTTCTATTCATACAGAGAGAAGGTGTGGTAAACAAATCTGTGGGGTGTTCGAAGCAAAATTGTGAGAAGGGTTCCATGAAGGGTTATATCGATTCGTTTAAGAAAGGCGGAagttctccttctgcttcaaAGTACATGTCACGAGAGTAGCTAATGGGGAAGTCTAACAAACGTCTATTTGTgtatttccgtttttttttttttaatagcaACGGGTTGATCTCTTCTCCCTTAgactcccccctccccccttcgaAGGGAACACACATTGGCTACTAACGCAGcgttagcaaaaaaatgtctttcCAAGTTGCACAGTGTAGTGAAAGtggctttttctttttaatcgGGAAGGGGAACTGGCTGAGACGTCGGTCACAAGTTCGGTGGCAAATCcctggagaaggaaaaggggagataaaaaaaaaaaagaaaaaaaaggggtcccTAGCATAGGCCTAACCTAACCGCGGTGATCTGTTTTAGAGACTGGCCTCAGATCTCATCACTGATGATACACCCAAGCctaatgtatacatatatgtgcatacatgcatatgttcatatgcacaattttttacctATGTATGCTCCCCTTATATGTCATCCCTCCCCActgagaaaaataatcaccCCACCCCCGATTGACAGCCTTTTGTTGGAATGTTCATTCGACCCCCCGCTGCAAACttttcaatttaaaaaaatcctcaCCCATTTGTGTACATCATGTTGTGCGATCTTTTTTCGGCGCAACCGGGGAGGCAATACGGACCCCAAGTTTCGCATTGCATGTGtcaatatgaaaaaaaaaaaaaaaaaaagggaagttaaGGGAAGCTATCGGATGCTAAGTGCAACGAAATCGAATCGAAGCGAATGGGGCTAAGGGCTCATTGGATAAgctgaaaatgaaaaaaaaaaaaaaaaaaggaaaaaataggaaaaataggaaaaactAGGAAAAACTAAAGAACACCCTCATGCGCTGGCATGGTTGAGGCTCACCCATAGGGAAAACCCACTCCATCCATGTTCACGCACAATCGCACATTTGCATGGCATTATAAGATGCTCATATGCATCCCTGCAAGTGAACACACAAGGGTTAAGTTCGTCAGTGTTCGTATGCAAATTCTGTAGCCTCTCCCCCCTACAACCCACGAAGAAGAGATAGTAGCATAGTGTAGTGTAGCGCAGTGAAGCacacctctttttttacatttcttttttcttttttttttttgacaaagggggaaagatGGCCGATGGGGAATACAGCTTTTCCTTGACAACCTTTAGCCCCACGGGGAAGTTAGTGCAAATTGAATATGCCCTGAATAGGGTCTCCAGCAGTTCCCCTGCCTTAGGTAAGCGTTCGTCGGGGTGGAAAAGTGGAGCCATTTCTCCGAATGGCCTATTCACACCTTCATCCCCCGTGTTGTGTTTCTCCCGTTTTGTCCGTTTACCCCGTCGGCATACCCACACATAACTGCGCTGCTTAAATGGGCTGCTTAAATGGGCTGCTTAAATGGGCTGCTTAAATGGGCCGCTTAAATGTGCTGCTTAAAATGAGCTACGCAAACGGCGCATCCTAAACTGCGCCTCCTAAACTGCGCTTCCCAAACTGCGCCGCTACACTTCTGCacaccctcccccccaaggcATCCGAGCCAAGAATGGTGTCATAATCGcaacggagaaaaaaaacccaaatgAACTGATAGAAGAAAACAGCATATACAAAATACAGCAGATCAGCGAGCATATCGGGATTGTCTACGCAGGAATGCCTGGAGACTTCCGGGTGCTACTGAAGCGTGCCCGCAAGGAAGCAATCAGATACTCCCTACAGTATGGAAATGAAATTTTGGTGAAAGAGCTTGTTAAAGAAATAGCTTCCATAGTGCAGGAGTTTACTCAAACGGGTGGGGTGAGACCATTTGGCTTGTCCTTACTGATCTGTGGCATAGATGCTTATGGGTACCACCTGTATCAAATTGACCCCTCCGGATGTTACTTCAATTGGCTAGCTACGTGCATAGGAAAGGACTACCAGaataatatttcctttttggagaaaagaTACAGCACTGACATCGAGGTGGAGGACGCCATACACACAGCCATCCTCACGCTCAAGGAGAGCTACGAGGGCGTCATGAACGAGAAGAACATCGAAATAGGTGTGGCCTGCAATGACAAGCCCTTTAAAATTCTGACCCCCAACGAGATTAAGGACTACCTCATCGAGATAGAGTGAGCGGTGGGGTGGCTAGAAGTAGAGGCTGCGTGGCGAGAAGCAGAGGCTGTGTATCGGTGGGGCGAACCCCCCtgctgcacattttttgaaCACCGCCGAGGGAAGTTGCCCCCCCGTAGTAGCCACCCCGCTTCGTCCCCTTTCGCCGCTCCGAATTTTAGCTCTCCCCTTCCCacgtgccttttttttaaaacctcGCACCGTTGGAGAAGCATCAATGTATGATCTCCCCCTCGGTGACGAACAAAACGGCATGCCGCGCCATACTATTTAAATAGATATACGTACTATGTGTATACGTaggtgtgcattttttttcccaccacTGAGAAGTAGCATTTTTGGTGGGAAGGGCTCCCAAAAGTGCTTGCTCATCCGGGTGAGTGGAAGCAGCACGTGGAAGCAGCGCGTGGAAGCAGCGCGTGTGATGGATGGGGTGGTTGACCCCGTACGGGGATGTCAATTGGGTACATAACCAAATGGAAATTGCAATCGTTGCGATCGTCGAGGTCGTTCCGATCGTTGAGGTCGCTCCGATCGCTGTGATCGTTCTGTACGTCACACTCAAGCCGCACGCCGAGTGCGTTTCGCCTTTTACAATTACGCCCCCAACTGAAAACGAAATTCTCCCGAAGTAGCCCCCCCGAAAATAAAACGCACCTGGGGATGaccatcaaaaaaaaaaaaaaaaaaaaaaaaaaaaaaaaatctccacGTGCCCATGCCCTGGCGCAACTCGAGGTAAGAACGCTTTTCCAGTTTCCTCGCAATTTGGGCGAAGGTTACTTGCGGTTAGGATATCAGCgaagtgtgaaaaaaaaggcctcaAGGAAGTAGCTCTCCAGGCATATACTTCACGCACATGCGGACGCAGCACTTGATCATTTACGCGTGGTTTGCTACCCCTTCTAGCGAAAACGAAACGCAGAgctgacaaaaaaatgaatcccGTACGGACCATATTTTGTAAAGGCCGCCAAGCGGTCAGGGGGAAAAGCACACCTTTCCTCATTAATAGCAGCTTTAACCTTATTGGAAGGAGGGACATCAACATGGGCATGAAGAAACTGAACAAGGATGCCCCCGGTGAAGGAATAAACTACACGGTCAACCAACCAAAGGCAGTACGCGTACCAATAATGCGATTTTTCTACGGCGTTATCATTCTTATGGCAGCTGTCCCTATATGTCAGACCCTCTACGAGACGAATAAGTATTACGAGGAGGTAAGCTGGGCagttccatttgggggggtcCATCCACCCACATATAGGGGCGCATGGCTTTCCCCTCTCCCCCGTTTGCTCACATCCAACAGGGCTCTGTATATCTTACGTCGCCCTTCCTTCGCTGTTCCTTCGccccttcaccgcttcaccccctttttccccccccacacctACGCAGAACAAGCATTTGTACGAAAAGGGACAGAGTTAGCTAAACCTGAGAGGAGCAACTCTGCCTGTGTCTCTCCCTTGTGGACAGTCCAACTGTGAAGCCTAGGCATTTCTGTGCTTAATTCGTCGGTACACCGAATCggcattcttttttttccccccccgcacgtcatgtgcatgtgcctttttttagtCACGTCTTTAAATTTATCTCCATGTTGGGGAAGGTATAACTTCCAAGTTAGTTGTGCGTCCCCCGACGCGCGGAGTGACAACACTCAAACGTGGATAACGCGCCCATTGGggcaaaagaacaaaatggagcatGCAGCAGTGTGCCCATGGGGCGGTTTGCcttaaacgtaaaaaatgggagcagTCCTCCTTCAGCGAGTGCAGCGGGGAAGCAGCGGGGAAGCAGCGGGGAAGCAGCGAGTGCAGCGGGGCAACAGCGACTGCAGCGTAGAAACAGCTGCTGCTGCGGGGAAGGTGCGCTCCCCTTTTCCCGCACTACAGCATCCCCTTAAAGTTAAGGCCCACCTGGAAGAACCTCGTCCGGTCAGTCAGGTGGTGCAGAagtggaaaattaaaaaaaatttccaaagaGACATTCTTCTGTATGTATGTCATGAGTCCGATGCCAGTAGATACCCTGATGTCTCTCTTTAGCTGatcaaaggaaaaaaaaaaatgattagcTAGTCGTCCCACCTGtacataaaagaataaaatgggATTGACATTCTGCAgctttaaaatatatttacacaaaaattgaaaactGGTGATGAAGTTAGCCCCTAAGTAATTGTAACAGATTTTgtaatttccttcttttctgtCATATTTGCATCCCACGTCTGTATCCCCAATGCTGTTATATTCGAAACCTCTGAAGGTTAGGGAGCTACCTATGCTTCCACTAAAATGGAAGTTCCCCAGTTGGTAGGGGTTAGCTTTATCAAAGCTGTGTTTCACTCCATTGGTAAAGCTAAGATAGgtcaataaatttttacggAGCTTCTTCACAAACAGGTAGTGGAagtgatttttaaaaaatttcgcttcACAGAAAGGCAAGGACAGTTCGCTCTCCATTTGGTAGAGGTAGCCTGACGTGGGGTAGTTCGTGTGCTCCACAAGTTGGGGTGGTGCTTCCTGGGGTAGGGCTTTCTGGGATGGCGCTTCCTGGGATGGCGCTTCCCGGGGTAGTCCTTCCTGGGGTAGTCCTTCCTGGGGTAGTCCTTCCTGGGGTAGTCCTTCCTGGGGTAGTCCTCCCTGGGGTAGTCCTCCCTGGGGTAGTCCTCCCTGGGGTAGTCCTCCCTGGGGTAGTCCTCCCTGGGGTAGGGCTTCCCTAAACCAGCCGTAGCCCAGCGCGTCCCGCTTGTACACATGACGTATACTATGCTTGATATGCCTACCTGGCAACCGTAGCATGGACTCAGAAGGGATATAACTTCTGCTTATTCGTTGAAAGAGGGTGTTAAAATTTAGGTCCCAAACGAGTGTGTGTCTTTCTCCCACGAGGAACGCTTTGAGGGAGTTGCTTTTCACCAAGTAGGACCCATGTTGTGTGTTACTTACGCTGCTGAGGTTTCCTTCCAAAATTAAGTTAAAATTAGCTAGGTTAATTAATtgtggaaaaacaaatcggAGAGCGAAATTGTTTGTGTAGAAGCTACTTACATTAGCTTTGAGCTGAAGACTAGTAATCGTTTTGAGAAGGTACGGCACGTTCATTTCCAAATCGGCTGTTACTTCTCCTCGGTTATTTACATTAGTCCCTATGACATAATTGTTGCTTTGCTCTCTTAGTGTGTATTTGACTTCCACGTCTGTGTCCGTCAAGCTCCTCAGGTTGATTAGCGGAGCACTAGCGAATATGTTCAGTCGATGGATTTTTTCGTTGCACTTGCTAATTTGAAGAAAGAGATCCTCCACtgtttcgcttttttttatatcttcgAAAAGGAAGTTTAGCCTTTCTCCTTTGACCTTCTTCACCCCCTCCACGTTGACTTGCACGCTCGTAAGCTtctgcgcagggggggggttgGGGttgtcctccattttgtgaaggTAGGTAGGGACACACGTGAGTGGAAAGGGTGCGGATAAGCGCTAGCTTTAGCCATGTGGGTCACTGCTTCGGGTCACTGCTTCGGGTCACTTCTTCGGGTCACTGCTTCGGGTCACTGCTTCGGGTCACTGCTTCGGGTCACTGCTTCGGGTCACTGCTTCGGGTCACTTCTTCGGGTCACTGCTTCGGGTCACTGCTTCGGGTCACTGCTTCGAGTCACTGCTTCGGGTCCCACTTAAGGCCGGCAGAGTGTTCCCACCACCCCCACACCAGGTGGGGCGGGCTGGCACAGCAAAGGCTACAGCGGTGTGACTTCCCCTTCCACTACTCCCTGATGGAAGATGGAGAACGCTCATCCAGGTGGGGCAATTCCGTTCCCTTTGGTTTGGATAGCGCATAGAGTAGAGCGTAGAGCGGAGAGCCCACTGGGTGCAGTGCACTCTACAAGTTCTGCTTcagttttgccttttttttttttgagggtgAGGCCCCTATTCCGAAGAGAAGGGGGGGGCTTCACCGTTTAGTTCCTCGCCAGTCGCAGTGGCAGTGGCAGTCGCAGTCGCAGTCGTAATCGCTATCGCAATCGCTATCGCACCACATGGTGGGCACTCTCACCATTGGGGAGTTCACAAAAAGGGTGCGCAATGAGATGCCTCCCTcagatggaaaaaaacaaaattgcgaaaaaaaaaaaaaaaaatgaagcacaAATGGGGTCGGCGGACGAAACAACTAATTGAGGGAAGTCCCCCCCTGAGCAAACCACATCACATGGCATGATACTCGTCATCTACCATCAGCCACTCCCTCCCTACCTCCGCGCAAAATCAACACGTCGACGGAATACATATAAACGCCGAACGTGGACAAGAGTGTGCAGTTGGCGTCGCAGCCCTTCCGCTTCAGCAGCGACGCGACTGTTTGGTAGATGCTAATTTCGCCTTCTGAGATGGAGGGGAACAGCCCCCCACAGGGAAGCCCAGCCGAAGGCCCAGTCGGGAGACCAGTTGAAGTCCCAGTCGGAAGCCCACTCGGTAGTCCACTCTGCAGCTCACTCGACGACCCACTCGGACCCACGTGGGCATAACCCCCACCGCAGTAGTTGGTTAGCTTCCTCCTGTTACTCACCGAGTTGTAAACAGATGTGTATCTTTCAAAGGGGGCTAGGGGGTTGAACTTTAAAAAGAAGTACACATATTGTAGTAACCTTAGTGGATAGCTAGCCAAATTGGTAACTTGCCACTGGGGGGAGTAGGAAAACGGGTTCAAAGAACCCAAATGGAATATCATCAGGATAGTCATGCTTATCTGCCGGATGCTCGCCGAGTCGATCTTCCTCTTAAGAACTCCTTTAATGTCGCTATAGTTTTGGCTATCATTTCTGTGAACGTTTTGGTTCATGTTCTCTCTTTGGGAGGTGCCTTCATAGAGGAGGTCGCTTAGTGGACGGCGCAAGTTCAGACGGTCAACCATGAAGCGAAGGGAGAAGAACAGCAGGTAGGAAACAAGCTTGGCGTATCTTTCACTTGGCAAACGCACGTGTGTGTTTATAAAGGCCAGCGTGTTCATGAGGATGCATGCCGTCTGTGTGTTGAGCTTGCGGCCGCTTAGCAGAGCAGCGACGCTGGGATCCTCCGCCTGCGCCTCGCCGATATGTATGATGTTTTGGTCCGGTTCGCGTCTGCAAGGGGTTCCACTCGGGGTTCCACTTCGGGATTTGCTTCTGGATTCGCTTCTGGATTCGCTTCTGGATTCGCTTCTGGATTCGCTTCTGGATTCACTTCTGGATTCGCTTCTGGATTCGCTTCTGGATTCGCTTCTGGATTCGCTTCTGGATTCACTTCTGGATTCACTTTTGGATCCACTTCTGGATTCACTCCTAGCAACACTCCGACTTCTGCCTTGCACCCCCGCGTAGATGCCCTCCAAATAGGCACACATAACGTACGCGCTGCCCCTGTAGTTGGGGTCGTTCTTTATGAGACTTCTAACAATATAAACTGCGTTGACCACGTCCTCCGTTTGTAGTTGCGTGCAAAGGGTGAGCATCTTATCGAGGAGGTCGCTTTGGTCGCCCTTAGCATCAGCCACGTTtgtcttccccattttcagATATGCCATTTTAAAGCTGTTCGATATGAGCTCTCTTATGTACCGATCGGGGGTCAGGCCGAACTTGCTCACGTAAAGCAGGTACATGGTAAGGGACCTTGAATccatcttaaaaaattttttttttatgttttttacgCACTGCTCGTATATCTGTCGGTCGTGCGTGTCTAACTTACTCATCGTGGCAAGGATGCAGCAGGTATGCTTGGCACTTAGGTTGTCGATGATGTTCCTCCGGTCGTTCAAGCGGTTTGGGGCTACATCGTTGAGGCGGTTTGGGGCTACACCGTTCGGGCGCCCTGCTACATCGTCGCTGCTACCCGCGCTGGCGTGTTCGTCCCCGGGACGACCCGGAGGCCCGCCAAGGACCCGCCTGCTGTCAGCCCCCCCCCTCAGCAGCTCTATCATCGCATTCATGATTTCCCCAAAGTGGTCAGTCGGGTCCCCATTCCAACGATCCCCCCCACGATGGTCCGTCCTCCTATTCCTTTCAATCACTGAAAAGGTCGCCATGCTCGTAAACATATTAATGAATTCCATATACTTCAAATTCTTGTCTgacaaaaatttctttgCATGCAATTGGATCAGCTTGTATATCTCCTGGTCGACGTAGCCGAACCGTGCGTATGCACTCGTGATATTGAGGAAGTCTAACTtgttaatttcgttttttttttttaaaatgaggTGGGAAAAGAGAGCAAACAGGTTGGCGTCCGCGTGGTTTAGCTTGCTCAGATTGTTCAGTATGTTGGTCAGGTGCTTTGTGAGGAAGCCCTCCAGGAAGGCGCTGCGCCTGGGCTGTTTCAAGCTCATCGGTGCGTTGATCTGCGGTGCGTCGTTCTGCGGTGCGTCGTTCTTCGGTGCGTCCTTATGCGGTCCGTCTTTCTTCTGCGCTACGCGACCCTTCGCCTTGCCGGGCGCAGGTTTGGTGCTCCCCACCCCGGCGCGGGCGAACTCGCGGCGCAGACGTCCCTTCACAAGCTCCAAAAGGAAGCGTGTCTTCTCCGTGCAGAGATAATTATACGACTTGGTGACGATGGTGACAACGTTGGAGGTACACTGATTGGACAAGCCATATATCACCTCCCTCTTGGCCAGTTTCCCCAAAGCAACATTGAACAG
The window above is part of the Plasmodium cynomolgi strain B DNA, chromosome 11, whole genome shotgun sequence genome. Proteins encoded here:
- a CDS encoding 20S proteasome subunit alpha type 2 (putative), which produces MADGEYSFSLTTFSPTGKLVQIEYALNRVSSSSPALGIRAKNGVIIATEKKNPNELIEENSIYKIQQISEHIGIVYAGMPGDFRVLLKRARKEAIRYSLQYGNEILVKELVKEIASIVQEFTQTGGVRPFGLSLLICGIDAYGYHLYQIDPSGCYFNWLATCIGKDYQNNISFLEKRYSTDIEVEDAIHTAILTLKESYEGVMNEKNIEIGVACNDKPFKILTPNEIKDYLIEIE
- a CDS encoding hypothetical protein (putative), encoding MNPVRTIFCKGRQAVRGKSTPFLINSSFNLIGRRDINMGMKKLNKDAPGEGINYTVNQPKAVRVPIMRFFYGVIILMAAVPICQTLYETNKYYEESRL
- a CDS encoding hypothetical protein (putative) gives rise to the protein MFKYFLKGVSKCQDRADVVHLSKKLIQNMHLLDTQEISLCLNKLSKIHFEDKAFWDNVCRIITTTDVRVLGKFKCLRPRQGGGISEGGSGISEGGGGISEGGSGISGGGSGISEGGSGISEGGSGISGDVSERTAGNASDRGCEATTSAPRRDEVGLSRGVPQKEGDPLNLGGVNPNEGTRGRSSPDGEAHRDDPHSASGGRDDLNSANSNQDAPHSANSNQDDPHSANSGRDAPHSASIRGKDKLLYHFNMEELCLVLNALAKVNVRNEEILKLASQKIIREFEMNRHVVNMIKAIGSFGMTTPGSSHGDSCDPMGQAIQNVYLNYDRMSRNLTERDISVLIRVMLTWGSQTGEKEANKKRASGATPAGDPHGEEATQVGGNHVGRSHVGSNLVGRSHVGSNLVGSSHVGSSQVSQTASALIEKLISSVKKINHISEQSIALILNACTKSCVKNKALLDMLKIVIILKLKQDKNKCSDIFVSSVTHSYSSFFYRDRVLYDTIAEYVCTNIDSVNVKALVIILNSFVNVEIVNVKLFNVALGKLAKREVIYGLSNQCTSNVVTIVTKSYNYLCTEKTRFLLELVKGRLRREFARAGVGSTKPAPGKAKGRVAQKKDGPHKDAPKNDAPQNDAPQINAPMSLKQPRRSAFLEGFLTKHLTNILNNLSKLNHADANLFALFSHLILKKKNEINKLDFLNITSAYARFGYVDQEIYKLIQLHAKKFLSDKNLKYMEFINMFTSMATFSVIERNRRTDHRGGDRWNGDPTDHFGEIMNAMIELLRGGADSRRVLGGPPGRPGDEHASAGSSDDVAGRPNGVAPNRLNDVAPNRLNDRRNIIDNLSAKHTCCILATMSKLDTHDRQIYEQCVKNIKKKFFKMDSRSLTMYLLYVSKFGLTPDRYIRELISNSFKMAYLKMGKTNVADAKGDQSDLLDKMLTLCTQLQTEDVVNAVYIVRSLIKNDPNYRGSAYVMCAYLEGIYAGVQGRSRSVARSESRSGSKSESRSESRSESRSESRSESRSESRSESRSESRSESRSESRSESRSKSRSGTPSGTPCRREPDQNIIHIGEAQAEDPSVAALLSGRKLNTQTACILMNTLAFINTHVRLPSERYAKLVSYLLFFSLRFMVDRLNLRRPLSDLLYEGTSQRENMNQNVHRNDSQNYSDIKGVLKRKIDSASIRQISMTILMIFHLGSLNPFSYSPQWQVTNLASYPLRLLQYVYFFLKFNPLAPFERYTSVYNSVSNRRKLTNYCGGGYAHVGPSGSSSELQSGLPSGLPTGTSTGLPTGPSAGLPCGGLFPSISEGEISIYQTVASLLKRKGCDANCTLLSTFGVYMYSVDVLILRGGISLRTLFVNSPMVRVPTMWCDSDCDSDYDCDCDCHCHCDWRGTKR